The Flavobacterium jumunjinense genome includes a region encoding these proteins:
- a CDS encoding TspO/MBR family protein: protein MSKYLKILYVVAVCLAAGYLSSLVTQANIETWYPTIKKPIFNPPNWVFAPVWTLLFIMMGIAAGLVWDKLKENRELVKKGLFLFTIQLLLNIFWSYIFFSLKNLLLATIEIVLLLLIIFETYTVFKKVDKLAGRLLIPYLVWVSFATLLTASIYFLNF from the coding sequence ATGAGTAAATATTTAAAAATACTATATGTTGTGGCTGTTTGTTTAGCAGCGGGTTATTTGTCTAGTTTGGTAACGCAAGCTAATATAGAAACTTGGTATCCAACGATTAAAAAACCAATATTTAATCCGCCTAATTGGGTTTTTGCTCCTGTTTGGACGCTTTTGTTTATCATGATGGGAATTGCAGCGGGTTTAGTTTGGGATAAATTAAAAGAGAATAGAGAATTGGTTAAAAAAGGATTGTTTCTTTTTACAATACAATTGTTGTTGAATATTTTTTGGTCTTATATATTTTTTAGTTTAAAGAATTTATTACTTGCTACTATTGAAATTGTTCTCTTATTGTTGATTATTTTCGAAACGTATACTGTTTTTAAGAAAGTTGATAAATTAGCAGGAAGATTATTAATCCCTTATTTAGTATGGGTTTCTTTTGCAACTCTATTAACCGCATCTATTTATTTTCTTAATTTTTAA
- the mvaD gene encoding diphosphomevalonate decarboxylase: MFSEKDFIASNYSQVDTANFHWSAPSNIALVKYWGKKENQIPANPSISFTLENCKTITKLSATKKEGYENFSFDLLFEGKPKEDFKPKIQKFLERIVLYCPFLKEYHLSIDTENTFPHSSGIASSASGMAALAMNIMSLEKTINPSISDDYFYSKASFLARLGSGSACRSIKGKVVVWGENKENSKNSNLFGVEFSNIHSNFKNYQDTILLVDKGEKQVSSTVGHELMHNHPFAEKRFEQAHENLSKIKTILKEGLISEFIKIVESEALTLHAMMMTSMPYFILMKPNTLEIINRIWKYRTETQTPVCFTLDAGANVHVLYPEKDKEKVLDFIKNELVGYCQNEQYICDQIGDGAKSY; the protein is encoded by the coding sequence ATGTTTTCTGAAAAAGATTTTATTGCTTCTAATTATTCACAAGTTGACACCGCTAACTTCCATTGGAGCGCTCCAAGTAATATTGCTTTAGTTAAATATTGGGGTAAAAAGGAGAATCAAATTCCTGCCAATCCATCAATCAGTTTCACTTTAGAAAATTGCAAAACCATTACAAAGCTAAGTGCAACTAAAAAAGAAGGCTATGAAAACTTTTCATTCGATTTATTATTTGAAGGAAAACCAAAAGAAGATTTCAAACCTAAAATTCAAAAATTCTTAGAAAGAATTGTTCTTTATTGTCCTTTTCTAAAAGAATATCACCTAAGCATTGATACAGAAAACACATTTCCTCACAGTTCTGGAATCGCATCTTCTGCATCAGGAATGGCAGCATTAGCGATGAACATTATGAGTTTAGAAAAAACAATTAACCCTTCTATTTCAGATGATTATTTTTATTCAAAAGCTTCTTTTTTAGCTCGTTTAGGTAGCGGAAGTGCTTGCCGAAGTATAAAAGGAAAAGTTGTAGTTTGGGGAGAAAATAAAGAAAATTCGAAAAACTCTAATCTATTTGGTGTTGAATTTTCAAACATACATAGTAATTTTAAAAACTACCAGGATACAATTCTGTTAGTCGACAAAGGAGAAAAACAAGTTTCAAGTACTGTTGGACATGAATTGATGCACAATCATCCTTTTGCTGAAAAGCGTTTTGAACAAGCGCATGAAAATCTATCCAAAATTAAAACAATTTTAAAAGAAGGACTTATTTCTGAATTTATTAAAATCGTAGAAAGCGAAGCCTTAACTCTTCATGCTATGATGATGACTTCAATGCCTTATTTTATTTTAATGAAACCTAACACTTTAGAAATCATTAATCGTATTTGGAAATATAGAACAGAAACGCAAACTCCTGTTTGTTTCACTTTAGACGCAGGTGCAAATGTTCATGTTTTATATCCGGAAAAAGACAAGGAGAAAGTTTTAGATTTTATTAAGAATGAATTAGTTGGCTATTGCCAAAATGAGCAGTATATTTGCGACCAAATTGGAGATGGTGCAAAATCATATTAA
- a CDS encoding mevalonate kinase family protein produces MKGPLFYSKILLFGEYGIIQDSKGLSIPYNFYKGALKTDENPSSEAIASNRSLDNFTGYLTTLQNNQPELVTFNLTALKSDIANGMYFDSSIPQGYGVGSSGALVAAIYDKYATTKITVLENLTRDKLLQLKAIFSQMESFFHGKSSGLDPLNSYLSLPILINSKDNIEPTGIPSQSTQGKGAVFLIDSGIVGETAPMVSIFMENLKDNGFRKMLKSQFIKHTDACVDNFLHGDIKSLFANTKKLSKVVLNHFKPMIPEQFHQIWQNGIETNDYYLKLCGSGGGGYILGFTEDLEKAKTSLKDYKLEVVYNF; encoded by the coding sequence ATGAAAGGACCATTATTTTACTCAAAAATATTACTCTTTGGAGAATATGGAATTATTCAAGATTCTAAAGGTCTTTCTATTCCCTATAATTTTTATAAAGGAGCTTTAAAAACAGACGAAAATCCATCTTCTGAAGCTATTGCGTCTAATAGAAGTTTAGATAATTTTACTGGTTATTTAACAACGCTACAAAACAATCAACCAGAATTAGTTACATTCAATTTAACTGCTTTGAAAAGCGATATTGCTAATGGAATGTATTTTGATTCTAGTATCCCACAAGGATATGGTGTTGGAAGTAGTGGTGCTTTGGTTGCTGCTATTTATGACAAATATGCTACAACTAAAATTACAGTTTTAGAAAACTTAACTCGCGATAAATTACTTCAACTTAAAGCTATTTTTTCTCAAATGGAATCTTTTTTCCATGGAAAGAGTTCTGGGTTAGACCCTTTAAATAGTTATTTAAGTTTACCTATATTAATCAATTCAAAAGATAATATTGAGCCAACTGGAATTCCTAGCCAAAGTACACAAGGAAAAGGTGCAGTTTTCTTAATCGATTCTGGAATTGTTGGAGAAACTGCTCCAATGGTTAGTATTTTCATGGAAAATCTAAAAGATAATGGATTTAGAAAAATGTTGAAATCACAATTCATAAAACATACTGATGCTTGTGTTGACAATTTCCTACATGGCGACATAAAATCGTTGTTTGCCAATACAAAAAAACTATCGAAAGTTGTTTTAAATCATTTTAAACCAATGATTCCAGAACAATTTCATCAAATTTGGCAAAACGGAATTGAAACAAATGATTATTATTTAAAACTTTGTGGTTCTGGTGGTGGTGGATATATTCTTGGTTTCACAGAAGACTTAGAAAAAGCAAAAACATCATTAAAAGATTATAAGTTAGAAGTAGTATATAATTTTTAA
- a CDS encoding geranylgeranylglycerol-phosphate geranylgeranyltransferase → MLNRKSKFFLKKILSFFSVIRGYNIWVIALAQYLSAIFILAPEERALDILLDWKMFLIVLASFLTIASGYIINNFYDAKKDLINRPKKAMIDRLVSQSTKLKVYFTINFLVVTLVSFISWKAVLFFSSYIFLIWYYSHRIKKILLIGNLTAAILAILPFFGILMYYKNFYNVIFAHATFLFFLIFIRELIKDLENIEGDLVNEYKTIPVLFGEKIAKIIISIITVSTIIPVYFLIDVYDVGYMDIYFYISLIMLIFFLLKLWKSKQKTDYLKLHFLLKFIIVSGVFCIILIDPIVLIHGKKLISSY, encoded by the coding sequence ATGCTAAATAGAAAATCTAAGTTTTTTTTAAAAAAAATATTAAGTTTTTTTTCTGTAATAAGAGGTTATAATATTTGGGTAATTGCTCTAGCACAATACTTGTCTGCTATTTTCATCTTAGCTCCAGAAGAAAGAGCCTTAGACATTCTATTAGACTGGAAAATGTTTCTAATCGTTTTAGCCTCGTTCTTAACCATTGCATCAGGATACATTATTAATAATTTTTACGATGCTAAAAAAGATTTAATTAATAGACCTAAAAAAGCAATGATCGACCGATTGGTTAGTCAATCTACCAAGTTAAAAGTCTATTTCACAATCAACTTTTTAGTAGTTACTTTGGTAAGCTTCATTTCTTGGAAAGCAGTCTTGTTTTTTTCAAGTTATATTTTTCTAATTTGGTATTATTCGCATCGAATTAAAAAAATCCTTCTAATTGGAAATTTAACTGCTGCAATATTAGCAATCCTCCCATTTTTTGGAATTTTAATGTATTATAAAAACTTCTATAATGTAATTTTTGCTCATGCAACATTCTTATTTTTCCTTATTTTTATTCGTGAATTAATTAAAGATTTAGAAAACATTGAAGGCGATTTAGTAAACGAATACAAAACAATTCCTGTACTATTTGGCGAAAAAATTGCAAAAATAATTATTTCAATCATTACCGTTTCTACAATTATTCCTGTCTATTTCCTAATTGATGTTTACGATGTAGGTTATATGGATATTTATTTCTACATAAGTTTGATAATGTTAATATTCTTTCTACTTAAATTATGGAAATCAAAACAAAAAACAGATTATCTTAAATTACATTTTTTATTAAAATTTATAATTGTTAGTGGTGTTTTTTGTATTATTTTAATAGATCCTATCGTTTTGATACATGGAAAGAAACTAATATCAAGTTATTAG
- a CDS encoding pseudouridine synthase, whose product MTRHQGNDKSKPGSGRQGGFKKASNSKGNAPIRKTPSKFSVKPSESKAPRTPKAPSNPKAPSNPDEMRLNKYISNSGMCSRRDADIYIQSGNVKVNGVPVTEMGYKVKLTDIVQFDGSTITPEKKEYLLLNKPKNFSTAGDDAKGDGNVLDLIRGASKGNLQPIGRMDKTTTGLLLFTNDTDMARKFTTPNQRSSKLYQVTLDKNLKYEDLERITNGITIDEHKVYVEEVTYIEDQPKSEIGIKMKTANVKIVRKIFEHLKYDVIKLDRVTFAGLTKKNLPRGNWRFLTEQEIINLKNS is encoded by the coding sequence ATGACACGTCACCAAGGAAATGATAAAAGCAAGCCAGGCTCTGGAAGACAAGGCGGTTTTAAGAAAGCTAGTAATTCTAAAGGAAATGCTCCTATTAGAAAAACACCATCAAAGTTTTCTGTAAAACCATCAGAATCAAAAGCACCCAGAACACCAAAAGCACCGTCTAATCCAAAAGCGCCATCTAATCCAGATGAAATGCGTCTAAACAAATACATTTCTAACTCAGGAATGTGTAGTCGTAGAGATGCAGACATTTATATTCAGAGTGGTAATGTAAAAGTAAACGGAGTTCCCGTTACTGAAATGGGCTACAAAGTTAAATTAACAGATATAGTTCAATTTGATGGAAGTACAATTACTCCAGAAAAGAAAGAATACCTTTTATTAAACAAACCTAAAAACTTTTCTACTGCTGGAGATGATGCTAAAGGAGATGGAAATGTATTAGATTTGATTAGAGGAGCAAGTAAAGGAAACCTTCAACCTATTGGAAGAATGGACAAAACCACTACTGGTTTATTACTTTTTACTAACGATACCGATATGGCTCGTAAATTTACAACTCCAAATCAACGTTCTTCAAAACTATATCAAGTTACTTTAGACAAGAACTTAAAATATGAAGATTTAGAACGAATTACAAACGGAATAACGATAGATGAGCATAAAGTTTATGTTGAAGAAGTAACTTATATCGAAGATCAACCAAAAAGTGAAATAGGAATCAAGATGAAAACTGCCAATGTAAAAATTGTCCGTAAGATTTTTGAACACCTTAAATATGATGTAATCAAATTAGACAGAGTTACATTTGCTGGATTAACAAAGAAAAACCTTCCAAGAGGAAATTGGAGATTCTTAACAGAGCAAGAAATCATAAACTTAAAGAATAGCTAA
- a CDS encoding nuclear transport factor 2 family protein has translation MPEKSQSIAFRWLEAFNEKNLEKLLALYDDEAKHFSPKLKIRQPETNGLIEGKSAMHFWWKDAFERLPNLHYKVTSLTANTDRVFMEYIRQVENEEDMSIAEVLEIREGKIIFSRVYHG, from the coding sequence ATGCCAGAAAAATCACAATCTATTGCCTTTCGTTGGCTTGAAGCTTTCAATGAAAAAAATCTTGAAAAACTTTTAGCATTATATGATGATGAGGCAAAACATTTTAGTCCAAAACTAAAGATACGTCAACCAGAAACAAATGGGTTAATTGAAGGCAAAAGCGCTATGCATTTTTGGTGGAAGGACGCTTTTGAAAGATTACCAAATCTACATTACAAAGTAACATCACTTACAGCAAACACTGACCGCGTTTTCATGGAATATATCCGACAAGTAGAGAACGAAGAAGATATGTCTATTGCTGAAGTATTAGAAATTAGAGAAGGAAAAATTATATTCTCTAGAGTATATCATGGATAA
- the dusB gene encoding tRNA dihydrouridine synthase DusB, translating into MPKIGNIELPDFPLLLAPMEDVSDPPFRRLCKLHGADLMYSEFISSEGLIRDAMKSKQKLDIFDYERPVGIQIFGGDEEAMALSAKIVEAVEPDLVDINFGCPVKKVVSKGAGAGVLKDIDLMVRLTKAVIKSTHLPVTVKTRLGWDDSSINIDEVAERLQDIGVQALTVHARTRSQMYKGHSDWTHIARVKNNPRITMPIFGNGDIDSPEKALEYKNKFGLDGMMIGRAAIGYPWIFNEIKHFFNTGEHLDLPTMKDRIEAARNHLIWSVEWKNERVGVVEMRRHYTNYFKGIHSFKEYKQKLVTTDDLHQLLDVFTEIEDVFGDYQFTEQ; encoded by the coding sequence ATGCCCAAAATTGGCAATATAGAATTACCAGATTTTCCGCTTTTATTAGCGCCAATGGAAGATGTTAGCGATCCTCCGTTCAGACGTTTGTGTAAATTACACGGTGCAGATTTAATGTATTCTGAATTTATTTCTTCTGAAGGATTAATTCGAGATGCAATGAAAAGCAAACAAAAACTTGATATTTTTGATTACGAGCGACCAGTTGGTATTCAGATTTTTGGAGGAGATGAAGAAGCAATGGCATTAAGTGCTAAAATTGTTGAAGCCGTAGAACCAGATTTAGTAGATATTAATTTTGGATGTCCTGTAAAGAAAGTAGTTTCTAAAGGTGCAGGAGCAGGTGTGTTAAAAGACATTGATTTAATGGTTCGTTTAACGAAAGCTGTTATTAAAAGCACACATCTACCTGTAACCGTTAAAACGCGTTTAGGTTGGGACGATAGTTCAATTAATATTGATGAAGTTGCAGAAAGACTTCAAGATATTGGAGTGCAGGCCTTAACAGTTCATGCAAGAACAAGATCTCAAATGTATAAAGGGCATTCAGATTGGACTCATATTGCAAGAGTTAAAAACAACCCAAGAATAACAATGCCAATTTTCGGTAATGGAGATATAGATTCACCAGAAAAAGCGTTAGAATATAAAAACAAGTTTGGATTAGATGGAATGATGATTGGTCGTGCAGCGATTGGTTATCCTTGGATTTTTAATGAAATTAAGCATTTTTTCAATACTGGCGAACATTTGGATTTGCCGACAATGAAAGATCGAATAGAAGCTGCAAGAAATCATTTAATCTGGTCTGTAGAATGGAAAAACGAACGTGTTGGAGTTGTAGAAATGCGTAGGCATTATACAAATTACTTTAAAGGTATTCATAGTTTTAAAGAATACAAACAAAAGTTAGTGACTACAGATGATTTACATCAGTTATTAGATGTTTTTACAGAAATTGAAGATGTTTTTGGAGATTATCAGTTCACTGAACAATAA
- a CDS encoding AMP-binding protein, whose product MIPEIETKTEQEIKFFQEEKLMDLLKYVNENSPYYKKLFKENNIEIRNIKTIEDLQLLPVTNKEDLQRYNDDFMCVPISKVIDFATTSGTLGDPVTFGLTDSDLDRLAYNEAISFDCAGIKEGDVVQLMTTMDRRFMAGLAYFLGLRKMKVGVVRVGAGIPELQWDSILKYKPSYLITVPSFLLKMIEYAENHNIDFNASGIKGAICIGEPLRNQDFSMNILSKKITDKWNIDLFSTYASTEMSTAFTECEHSIGGHHHPELIIIEVLDEENKPVKNGEPGELTFTTLGVEAMPLVRFKTGDIVQLHEEPCTCGRNTTRVGPVIGRKKQMIKYKGTTLYPPAMIDVLNDFDAIECHIIEVLTNEIGTDEIVIKIAVKDENPVFLQEIKDHFRAKLRVTPKIEFATKESLNKLIFNPMSRKPINFFDKRKNDF is encoded by the coding sequence ATGATTCCAGAGATTGAAACTAAAACCGAGCAAGAAATAAAGTTCTTTCAAGAAGAAAAATTGATGGATTTGTTGAAATATGTTAATGAAAATTCTCCTTATTATAAAAAACTCTTCAAAGAGAATAATATAGAAATAAGAAATATAAAAACCATAGAAGATTTACAATTATTACCTGTAACTAATAAGGAAGATCTACAACGGTATAATGATGATTTCATGTGTGTGCCAATATCTAAAGTTATAGATTTTGCTACTACATCTGGAACATTAGGTGATCCTGTTACTTTCGGACTTACAGATAGTGATTTAGATCGATTAGCATATAATGAAGCAATCTCATTTGATTGTGCTGGCATAAAAGAAGGAGATGTTGTGCAGTTAATGACAACAATGGATAGAAGGTTTATGGCCGGATTGGCTTATTTTCTTGGACTGCGTAAAATGAAAGTTGGTGTAGTGAGAGTAGGAGCAGGAATTCCTGAGTTACAATGGGATTCAATTTTGAAATACAAACCAAGTTATTTAATTACAGTGCCGTCATTTTTATTGAAGATGATAGAGTATGCAGAAAATCATAATATAGATTTTAATGCATCCGGAATTAAAGGTGCTATTTGTATTGGTGAACCGCTTAGAAATCAGGATTTTTCTATGAATATTTTATCAAAGAAAATAACTGATAAGTGGAATATTGATCTTTTTTCTACCTATGCATCAACAGAAATGAGCACTGCGTTTACAGAATGTGAACATTCAATTGGAGGTCATCATCACCCAGAATTAATTATCATTGAAGTTTTGGATGAAGAAAATAAACCAGTAAAAAATGGAGAGCCAGGTGAGTTGACTTTTACAACTTTAGGAGTTGAAGCTATGCCTTTAGTCCGTTTTAAAACAGGAGATATTGTTCAGCTTCATGAAGAACCTTGTACATGTGGAAGAAACACAACAAGAGTTGGTCCAGTAATTGGACGTAAAAAACAAATGATAAAATATAAGGGCACAACTTTATATCCGCCTGCAATGATTGATGTTCTTAATGATTTTGATGCTATCGAGTGTCATATTATTGAGGTGTTGACGAATGAAATTGGTACAGATGAAATTGTGATAAAAATAGCAGTAAAGGATGAAAATCCTGTTTTTTTACAAGAAATTAAAGATCATTTTAGAGCAAAATTGAGGGTGACTCCTAAAATTGAATTCGCTACAAAAGAAAGTTTGAATAAGTTAATTTTCAATCCAATGAGTAGAAAACCGATTAACTTCTTTGACAAAAGAAAAAACGATTTTTAA
- a CDS encoding C45 family autoproteolytic acyltransferase/hydolase, with product MDSYKIILKTSVLISSFFVLLLSSCGTSKSLAHKPITEGYNDQLPIIKKISDTQYTSGHNFFLKNKQNLWELYVEGDPLERGLLMGSLTDSLLKKQESIFFSKIEEIVPSKFKLKLLRSFLKWYNRKLYLNVPEEYKTEIYGVSKFTSHDFDYIAPQYLRSLYLHGAHDIGHALQDLALVGCSSFAAWDDKTEDGNLIIGRNFDFYAGDEFAKDKVVAFVKPDEGYPFMMVTWAGMVGVCSGMNNEGLTVTINAGKSKIPLIAKTPISILTREILQYAKNIDEAIVIAKKRKVFVSESIMIGSAHDNKAILIEVAPNGFGVYDVPNTNQLICSNHFQSESFEEDKRNQLQKINSHSKYRFDRMEELIKYNEKINPQIAANILRNKDGLNDLPLGYGNEKALNQLLAHHGVIFKPNEKKVWVSANPYQLGEFVCYDLNTIFNDEKLENRVSSLETEQMNIARDVFLDTEAYKNYEKFRIEDRKMDAFLENNQDFSVEFVANYQSLNPDYWVVHYKVGLHFYRKKQYKEAKVHFEEALKKEITTLPSRKEIEKYLLKINKKIQ from the coding sequence ATTGATAGCTATAAAATAATTCTAAAAACTAGTGTTTTAATTAGTAGCTTCTTTGTTTTGTTACTATCCTCTTGCGGTACATCAAAATCATTAGCCCATAAACCAATCACAGAAGGTTATAATGATCAGTTACCAATAATTAAAAAAATATCAGATACACAATATACTTCTGGACATAACTTTTTTCTAAAAAACAAACAAAACCTTTGGGAACTGTATGTTGAAGGAGATCCGTTAGAAAGAGGTTTGTTAATGGGATCATTGACAGATTCTTTGCTTAAAAAACAAGAATCGATTTTCTTTTCTAAAATTGAAGAAATTGTACCTTCAAAATTTAAACTAAAATTGCTTCGGTCATTTTTGAAATGGTATAATAGAAAATTATATTTGAATGTTCCAGAAGAATATAAAACAGAGATTTATGGAGTTTCAAAATTTACTTCACATGATTTTGATTATATCGCTCCTCAATATTTAAGAAGCTTATACCTTCATGGAGCTCATGATATTGGACACGCGCTTCAAGATTTAGCACTGGTAGGTTGTTCTTCTTTTGCAGCTTGGGATGATAAAACAGAAGATGGTAATTTAATAATAGGAAGAAATTTCGATTTCTATGCTGGAGATGAATTTGCAAAAGATAAAGTTGTTGCTTTTGTTAAACCAGATGAAGGATATCCTTTCATGATGGTTACTTGGGCAGGAATGGTTGGTGTGTGTTCTGGTATGAATAATGAAGGGTTAACGGTAACAATAAATGCAGGAAAATCTAAGATTCCTTTAATTGCAAAAACACCAATATCAATTTTAACAAGGGAAATTCTTCAATATGCTAAAAATATAGACGAAGCCATAGTTATAGCAAAAAAAAGGAAAGTTTTTGTTTCTGAATCTATTATGATTGGAAGCGCACATGATAATAAGGCGATACTAATTGAAGTAGCACCGAACGGTTTTGGAGTTTATGATGTTCCAAACACTAATCAGCTTATCTGTTCCAATCACTTTCAAAGTGAAAGTTTTGAAGAAGATAAGAGAAATCAATTGCAAAAAATAAATAGTCATTCAAAATATCGTTTTGATAGAATGGAAGAGTTGATAAAGTACAATGAAAAGATTAATCCTCAAATTGCAGCAAATATTCTTCGAAATAAAGACGGACTAAATGACTTGCCATTGGGATATGGAAATGAAAAAGCATTAAATCAATTATTAGCACATCATGGAGTTATATTCAAACCAAATGAAAAAAAAGTATGGGTTTCTGCAAATCCTTATCAATTAGGAGAGTTTGTTTGTTATGATTTGAATACTATTTTTAACGATGAGAAATTGGAAAATAGAGTATCATCTTTAGAAACAGAACAGATGAATATTGCTAGAGATGTCTTCTTAGATACTGAAGCATATAAGAATTACGAAAAATTCAGAATTGAAGATAGAAAAATGGATGCTTTTTTAGAAAATAATCAAGATTTTTCTGTTGAATTTGTAGCGAATTATCAATCTTTAAATCCCGATTATTGGGTTGTACATTATAAAGTAGGTTTGCATTTTTATAGAAAGAAACAATATAAAGAAGCAAAGGTACATTTTGAAGAAGCTTTGAAAAAGGAAATAACAACATTACCATCAAGAAAAGAAATTGAGAAATATTTGTTGAAAATTAATAAAAAAATACAATGA
- a CDS encoding phytoene desaturase family protein: MKEQYDIVIVGSGLGGLVSALILAKEGYSVCVLEKNNQFGGNLQTFVRDKTIFDTGIHYIGGLSEGQNLYKYFKYLGIMDDLRLKKLDEDGFDIVSFEDTNEEFPHAQGYDNFINQLVKCFPKEEAVINQYCEKVRNVCDSFPLYNLEWEGQYESEILSVNAKEYIDTITDNEKLKAVLAGTNFLYAGIQEKSPFYVHALSVNSYIQSAYRCINGGSQITKQLIKQLKKYGGEVYKYKEVTNFNVENNKVTSVEMKDGSSVSANYFISNIELKTTLKMVGEEHFRKSFYKRIQSLEGVISSFSLYIVFKPETFKYFNNNFYHFKDSKGVWTAHEYNEESWPKAYMASMNSSGEDEQWADGMTFITYMHFDELNAWESTFNTVAEKNNRGETYEEFKNRKAEVFLKEIEIKFPGIRDCIKSVHTSTPLSYRDYIGGHKGNMYGYVKDSNEPMKTFIPTKTKLDNLLLTGQSVNMHGVLGVTIGAVVTCSDIVGKEYLVNKIKDFSID; this comes from the coding sequence ATGAAAGAACAGTATGATATAGTCATTGTGGGAAGTGGATTAGGCGGATTAGTTTCTGCACTTATCCTAGCCAAAGAAGGCTATAGCGTTTGTGTGCTTGAAAAAAATAATCAGTTTGGAGGTAATTTGCAAACCTTTGTTAGAGATAAGACTATTTTCGACACAGGAATTCATTACATAGGAGGATTAAGTGAAGGTCAAAATTTATATAAATATTTTAAATATTTAGGTATAATGGACGACTTAAGGCTCAAAAAACTGGATGAGGATGGTTTTGATATAGTATCGTTTGAAGATACAAATGAAGAGTTTCCTCATGCCCAAGGCTATGATAATTTCATTAACCAATTAGTTAAATGTTTTCCTAAAGAAGAAGCGGTAATTAATCAATATTGTGAAAAGGTAAGAAATGTATGTGATTCATTTCCGTTATACAATTTAGAATGGGAAGGACAGTATGAAAGTGAAATACTTTCTGTAAACGCAAAAGAATATATTGATACAATAACAGATAATGAAAAATTAAAAGCTGTTTTGGCAGGAACGAATTTTTTATATGCAGGAATTCAAGAGAAATCACCTTTCTACGTTCATGCTTTATCTGTAAACTCTTATATTCAAAGTGCTTATAGATGTATAAACGGAGGGAGTCAAATTACAAAACAGTTAATTAAGCAGTTAAAAAAATACGGAGGAGAAGTCTATAAGTATAAAGAAGTGACTAACTTTAATGTTGAAAATAATAAAGTGACTTCTGTAGAAATGAAAGATGGTTCGAGCGTATCTGCAAATTATTTTATTTCAAATATAGAATTGAAAACGACTTTAAAAATGGTCGGGGAAGAGCATTTTAGAAAATCATTTTACAAAAGAATCCAAAGTCTTGAAGGTGTGATCTCTTCATTTAGTTTATATATTGTTTTTAAACCTGAAACTTTTAAATATTTTAATAATAACTTTTATCATTTTAAGGATAGTAAAGGTGTTTGGACAGCACATGAATATAATGAAGAATCTTGGCCAAAAGCTTATATGGCATCAATGAATTCTTCTGGTGAAGATGAGCAATGGGCAGATGGAATGACATTTATTACATATATGCATTTTGATGAATTAAATGCATGGGAAAGCACATTTAATACTGTTGCAGAAAAAAATAATAGGGGAGAAACTTATGAGGAATTTAAAAATAGAAAAGCAGAAGTTTTTTTAAAAGAGATAGAAATAAAATTCCCAGGAATTAGAGACTGTATAAAATCAGTGCATACTTCAACTCCGCTTTCATATAGAGATTATATTGGTGGTCACAAAGGAAATATGTACGGTTATGTTAAAGATTCAAATGAGCCAATGAAAACTTTTATTCCTACTAAAACAAAATTAGATAATTTGCTTTTAACTGGGCAAAGTGTAAATATGCATGGTGTTCTTGGTGTAACAATTGGAGCAGTAGTTACTTGTTCAGATATTGTTGGGAAAGAATATTTAGTGAATAAAATTAAAGATTTTTCAATTGATTGA